In Cyclopterus lumpus isolate fCycLum1 chromosome 13, fCycLum1.pri, whole genome shotgun sequence, the genomic window tTGAAACCTCAGTAAAACAGTACATTATCTTTTTTCTTGAGTTTctttacattaaaacacattaattatGAGTGAGCTCAAGAGGTGCTGAACGGCTTCGAGTTAGGTTCACTCTTCCCCCTGGTTTCCTGTccgtatgctaagctaagctaaataACTGCTACCATATTTAATCACTTTGTTGGCCACAAAGTGATtatatttatttccaaatatgtttctctATTCCTTTATTTACTGAAAACCCAAAGTAGAAAAGAAAGGGTCCTGCTAAAGGCCACCACAGCTTAAATAAAGTATATAGTCTCATAACTCTTGGGTTTAATCCTGTAAAAATAACTATAATTAAGTtcttaaaaaaagtgtttgacaTGATTTGATAGCACAGGAGTTCAAATATAAAAGTAACACTTCATCCACTTGAGAAGGTTTTTTGGCTCTTGGCCATTTAGGAATGTGTTGACAATGTTAATCCAACATAAAGCCTTTTTTCTCCTGATCCATAGAATACTTTTATTGACTTCGCTGCATAATATAAATGGCTGGATTACCAACTATCACGGTATGCTCTAGCATATAAAAATGATGGATTCAGGCTCTTTCATCAATGACTTTAATAACCTTTTATTAACCCATTGGTGCACAGCGCTTGACTGAGTGGCACTAAATGTGAGCCAAAGGGAAAAGCAGCAGTCGCTTCAGCGGAACGAACATGAAAAGGCCTCTAATTGGGACAAGTTATGGGATGTGTATTCTCATGTGTATCTCTGTAGATACCCCAGACCCCCCGGGGGGCTCCACCGCGTGGCCCTGCCTGCTATCAGAGGTGCTGCTCGGGCACGTTCCTGCAGCACCTGCAGGCCCGCAGATGGAGCGCTTTCAAAGGACTCGCCGACGAGcccctggggggggggttctctcaTCAAACGCCGGAGAACCCCACCAGGAGCTGATGCCGGGGGTCAGAAAAGAGGAGAACCAGCGAGCTCGGGGCCTCCGTGACTTGTTTGCAAAGCGTTTATCTCTCCTGACGCTGCTGGAACGCCCCGAGGACGCGTGAACTTTCCGTGCCCTTCAGGAACAACGCCGAGTGAGTCATGGAGTGAATCCACCTTCCTGAAGGTTCCTACGCGAGCAGGCGAGGCGCCGACGCCTCTTAGttaagagaaggaaagaaagagctCTGAAACCCGACTGCTGGAATTCAGACCAACCCCTCTCGTGCATAACACCTGCATTCACCTGTCCGTCGTGTTCTTTTGTTATGCGTCATCTCACCTCTTGAGctatttaattgttttcacaGTTATTCATGTTACATGAGGGGTTACAGCCAAAGCTCGCTGCACACGTCCCCGTGAGCTGAGCACGTGGTCGTTCTCCCCAAACACCTGCGGTACCATCTCAGGTGTTTGCAGCTGTGAGATTTGACCAATGAGCTGCAGCCGCtctctgaggggggggggggggggggggggggggttcaatgcactgtgatgtcacttcaccacgtatatattttaaacttcTGTGtacgcacacaaaaacaacttcaaaacGGTAAATTGAACCAGAAACATCATCTGGatgctgtatttatttttttataattattacatCTCTTGAGTAATACTTCTTATTTCTTCAGTCTCTGCATTATAATAACATGTGCTGTATATTTCTGATGGTAATTTAAGGTGTTTGGCTTCTGGAtgataaatatgtaaaacataGTACATAAATAGGGTCAATCCACAATGTCTTATAAATCGTTTGACATAAAAGCGCTTTAATTAAACTTTTCAGATTGTTATTCTTTATTGCAGAATACATGTTTGAtactttgcattgtgtgtgatATGACACCTATTGAATATAACAACGGCgactttatttagtttttccaaTCACAGAATTTGCTCTAAAAAGGAAACGgttacaaacataaatatatataaatatgtatatatcaatCACAGGTAAATAATTATTTACATATATctgttgtttgttatgatttCAGGCCTTTGATTTAGCTTCAGTGGTGCatattaatgaatacatttgtaatTACAAATTAATTGCCAAAAATACTATTTTGGGGCCTGGGTACCTGAGGATTTGGGGTGAGTTATCAATTGTTTTAtgcattttgtccgtcgccatcttggtttcttgcaACCAGAACCGAACAAAAGGGTGGAGCAGAAAACTGAATAAGAAGTTTTTAGGCAACCAGAAATGTTACAGTCAACTTTTAGGAAGTGAAAACATGCTTTAAaagttataaaaacaaaatatctttGACTGGACAACTgtgtggtagcaacctgtcaatcaccttgtagccccgccctaaagcactgcattatggtctgtttgactctaaatgaccataatttactaaatgaacatcacgctgtattgaagaagacttgaaactagagattgagaccaaaaactaatgtttacaatgtttactgagggaatacatcaagagaagtagagtcatttatatagacttctatacaaccagaggagtcaccccctggtggtcaggagagagaatgcagctttaacacatgaagcatagacttctatacaaccagaggagtcgccccctggtggtcaggagagagaatgcagctttaacacatgaagcatagacttctatacaaccagaggagtcgccccctggtggtcaggagagagaatgcagctttaacacatgaagcatagacttctatacaaccagaggagtcgcccctggtggtcaggagagagaatgcagctttaacacatgaagcataggcttctatacaaccagaggagtcgccccctggtggtcaggagagagaatgcagctttaacacatgaagcatagacttctatacaaccagaggagtcgccccctggtggtcaggagagagaatgcagctttaacacatgaagcatagacttctatacaaccagaggagtcgccccctggtggtcaggagagagaatgcagctttaacacatgaagcatagacttctatacaaccagaggagtcgccccctggtggtcaggagagagaatgcagctttaacacatgaagcatagacttctatacaaccagaggagtcgcccctggtggtcaggagagagaatgcagctttaacacatgaagcataggcttctatacaaccagaggagtcgccccctggtggtcaggagagagaatgcagctttaacacatgaagcatagacttctatacaaccagaggagtcgccccctggtggtcaggagagagaatgcagctttaacacatgaagctttgaGGTTTTTATGCTAAATATCCTATAAAGGCccctgagacacaaacagaaacaaaaggctTCTCTTGAGACAGAAGaactcttcttctttcattcattGGAAATGAAGAGCGAGCTGCTGTACGAGtctttgtcgtcctcttcccCGTTCCTCTTTCGTTCCTCCAGAAGTTTATCCAGGAGGTCTGGTGCGTCCGCCTCCAACCCAGGATCTTCATCCAGAGATGGGTCTTGTAGATCCAGGTCCATTTGGTGCTCTGATCTCTGCGGATGATCGGTGCCGGGAGCCTCAAGCTGAGCGATCATGGTGGTCAAAGACATGGACAAGGGCATGTGGATCAGAGGGGACCCGGGCAGGGCTGAGGAGCCGGGGCCAAACTGGACCTGGTTCGGCACGGTGGATATGGTGGCGATGGGCTGGACCCAGGGGAGGTAGGTCAACCCTGAGTCTGGGAGCTCCATCTGAGGGCCGGAGCCTGGTGCCTGACCCCAAAAGACACAAACGTTGGCATAAACATCTCCCACAGGGGGAGTGGCCGAGCACTTATAACAGTAAACTTATAGTAATTATTGTAACCAAGACGACGCCAAGACGCCAAAACGTTTGCGTCGTAATGGGGAAAAAATGTTTCTCACCCCAAAGTTGGTGAGCagcggcgtgtgtgtgtaggccagCATGGCGTAGCTGGGGCCCAGAGTCTGCATGTACACGTCAGTGAGGGCGGAGGCCGTCGGGAAGGCCGGAGTCTGAGCTGCGGCGTCCGGCTGGTTGTATTCCGACGACGACCACGACGTCTGCAGACCGccgcccgccgccgccgcccctcTCCACCTGTCGCCGCCCGCAGCCGCCGCCGGCGACTCGGCGAACGAGCCTGAATCACGTGGAGGAAGAAGTCTGAGCGTGAGTTCATCAACGACGCGGCGCTTTATTACGGGAATCGAGCCGTCGGGCCGTTACCTCGCGTGAAGGCCGGCTGCGCGGCGTGCGCGGTCGCTtcctggagagagaagagaccCAGAAAGGGAGGCAGCGTatcaataaaatatatcaataaCCACGAcctataaatatgtgtgtgcgtgtgtgtgtgtgtgtgtgtgtgtgtgtgcatgtgtgtgtgcgtgtgtgtgtgtgtgtgtgtgtgtgtgcgtacacatcaacacctgcTTGGCATCCACCGGCAATCGGATAAgctgatgacatcatgcaggttcaccagaacctccttcagctcagacaaGCAGAGATCCAGCAgagccagaaccaacactaccactttagtccacagggggcaccagaaccaacactaccactttagtccacagggggcgccagaaccaacactaccactttagtccacagggggcaccagaaccaacactaccactttagtccacagggggcaccagaaccaacactaccactttagtccacagggggcaccagaaccgacactaccactttagtccacagggggcaccagaaccatcactaccactttagtccacagggggcaccagaaccaacactaccactttagtccacagggggcaccagaaccaacactaccactttagtccacagggggcaccagaaccaacactaccactttagtccacagggggcaccagaaccaacattaccactttagaccacagagggcaccagaaccaacactaccactttagtccacagggggcttcagaaccaacactaccactttagtccacagggggcaccagaaccaacattaccactttagaccacagggggcaccagaaccaacactaccactttagtccacagggggcaccagaaccaacactaccactttagtccacagggggcaccagaaccaacactaccactttagaccacagagggcaccagaaccaacactaccactttagtccacagggggcttcagaaccaacactaccactttagtccacagggggcaccagaaccaacattaccactttagaccacagggggcaccagaaccaacactaccactttagtccacagggggcaccagaaccaacactaccactttagtccacagggggcaccagaaccaacactaccactttagtcctaAATCCTAAACCTCTCCAATAAGTTTAGTTTTTGGTTGAAATTCTATCTAATACATCTATTTAAACTAAAAGCCATGAATCGTATGTGTACTTGTCGTTAGAGGTGCTTGTTTCTCTTCATGACCTTATTAAGCACACATATTATGCTGGAacacgagtgtgtgtgcttATCCATCTAAGATAAGATGAGCTTAACCGTATCGCCACAGGTTAAGTGCACTGCAGAGTAAAAGTAATACTTTAATAATGTCAACATACTAGCTGGTCCTTATAAAGGTCCTGCGGGGCATGTGTGCTGTCAGAGTCCTAAAGGACTGCACAGGTCCTGAGGAGCTGGTTCGTGTCCCAGCTGGAGGGTCGTTACGCAACACCAAACTCCTCTCTGAGTGCTCCACTCACAGGATAATACGAGGCCCTGAAACCGAAGCTGTGTCTGAACAGTAAGCCCTCATTATGTAAGCCTTCACGTCTGACTCAGCAAATCTGCAACAGAAAAGACCTGCGCCCTGAGGAAACCTCCATCTTAAAGGGCCAGtctggactggtctctgctggatcaggGTCTGTCAAAgatggactggtctctgctggatcaggGTCTGTCAAAgatggactggtctctgctggatcaggGTCTGTCAAAgatggactggtctctgctggatctgggtctgtcaaagatggactggtctctgctggatctgggtctgtcaaAGATGGACTGGTCTCTGCCATCTTATATTAAACCCAACACCATCTTGTATTAAACCCAACACCATCTTGTATTAAACCCAACACCATCTTGTATTAAACCCAACACCATCTTATATTAAACCCAACACCATCTTGAACTAAACCCAACACCATCTTGTATTAAACCCAACACCATCTTATATTAAACCCAACACCATCTTGTATTAAACCCAACACCATCTTGTATTAAACCCAACACCATCTTATATTAAACCCAACACCATCTTGAACTAAACCCAACACCATCTTATATTAAACCCAACACCATCTTATATTAAACCCAACACCATCTTGAACTAAACCCAACACCATCTTGTATTAAACCCAACACCATCTTGTACTAAACCCAACACCATCTTGTATTAAACCCAACACCATCTTGTACTAAACCCAACACCATCTTATATTAAACCCAACACCATCTTATATTAAACCCAACACCATCTTATATTAAACCCAACACCATCTGTTACTAAACCCAACACCATCTTGTATTAAACCCAACACCATCTTGTACTAAACCCAACACCATCTTGTATTAAACCCAACACCATCTTGTACTAAACCCAACACCATCTTATATTAAACCCAACACCATCTTATATTAAACCCAACACCATCTTATATTAAACCCAACACCATCTTATATTAAACCCAACACCATCTTATATTAAACCCAACACCATCTTATATTAAACCCAACACCATCTTATATTAAACCCAACACCATCTTGTATTACGTAAACCCAACTGAGTATTTTACCATCAGTTTTTAGGGGGGGATCAGAAGATAATTTATCAGTTTTGATGACGAAGACTTGGTTTTAAGGTTCAGGTTAGAATCAGGTTCAGGTTTATCTGCTATAGTCCCTTTTGCTTTCTTGCTTTCTTACTTTATTAAATATCTAATTtatctaatgtaatgtatttgttatgcatacatgtgttcatgctcgtgtgtgtgcgtgtgtgtgtgtgtgagtgtgtgtgtgtgagtgtgtgtgtgtaagtgtgtgtgtgtgtgtgtgtgtgtgagtgtgtgtgtgtgagtgtgtgtgtgtgtgtgtgtgcgtgcgtgtgtgtgtgtgtgcgtgtgtgtgtgtgagtgtgtgtgtgtgtgtttgtgtgtgtgtgtgagtgtttgtgcgtgtgtgtgtgtgtgagtgtgtgtgtgtgtgtgtgagtgtttgtgcgtgcgtgtgagtgtttgtgcgtgtgtgttagtgtgtgtgtgtgagtgtttgtgcgtgcgtgcgtgtgagtgtttgtgcgtgtgtgtgtgtgtgagtgtgtgtgtgtgcgtgtgtgtgtgtgtgtgtgtgtgttagtgtgtgtgtgtgagtgtgtgtgtgtgtgtgtgtgcgtgcgtgtgtgtgtgtgtgtgtgagtgtgtgtgtgtttgtgtgtgtgtgtgtgtgtgtgtttgtgtgtgcgtgtgagtgtttgtgcgtgtgtgtgtgtgtgtgcgtgtgtgtgtgtgtgagtgtgtgtgtgtgagtgtgtgtgtgtgagtgtgtgtgtgtgtgtgtgtttgtgtgtgcgtgtgagtgtttgtgtgtgcgtgtgagtgtttgtgcgcgtgtgtgtgtgcgtgtgtgtgtgtgtgagtgtgtgtgtgtgagtgtgtgtgtgagtgtgtgtgtgtaagtgtgtgtgtgtgtgtgtgtgtgagtgtgtgtgtgagtgtgtgtgtgtgtgtgtgtgtgcgtgcgtgtgtgtgtgtgtgtgtgtgtgtgtgagtgtgtgtgtgtgtgtttttgtgtgtgcgtgggagtgtttgtgcgtgtgtgtgtgtgtgtgtgtgtgtgtgtgtgtgtgtgtgtttgtgtgtgcgtgtgagtgtttgtgcgtgtgtgtgtgtgtgtgtgtgcgtgtgtgtgcgtgtgtgtgtgtgtgtgtgtgtgtgtgtgtgtgtgtgggctcttTGGCTGAGAGTTATTTTGCATAGGGCCGTGTGCCCTGGAGCCATGCAGGGGATGGCTGCAACTGTCATGTAAAAACACCTGGATTAAggacctccccctccccacccagACCCCGCCCCCTTGGATCCGTCCTTTTGGCTTCAACATCTATAACTTATAACAGTTCCAGCGTGTCTGAAGAGTTGTGGAGACGTGATTcattgtgtaaaaacaacagcGACGTGTTCGTCGTGTATTCCTTTGAAATGTTTGATTAGTCAAACCGACTAATCCTGAGCGACCGTTGCTCACACTGTAAATCCGGTGCTGTTTGTTTAGTGCTGTGATAAACTTTCAGGGAAGAATGCCGCTGCAATATTTAcgaaggtttttttcttttgtgcgaAGACGCCGGAGGGCTCAACTCGTGTTCCCCCAAAAGACTTTTATGATGATTGAGACGCAGCGCGGAGGTGTGACGAGGCCTCGTATAAACCAGGTGCTTAAGCTGTGTAAATGTGCCAAATAAACGTGATAAAATGCTTATTTGGGTCTCGTGTCGTGGCGTCCTCACCGCGGTAGGGGGCGCCGTCCTGGCGCCGCGAGGCTCCAggcttctcttcctccttagCAGCTCTTTGACCGGGTCTCGGACTCGAACTCCTTGGTACGGTCTGGACCGGGCCAGGCCTGGTGGTGgcgctagagagagagagagagggagagagagagggagagagggagagagagagggagagagagggagagagagagagagatggagagagggagagatttctggttgtatagaagtctatgcttcatgtgttaaagctgcattctctctcctgaccaccagggggcgactcctctggttgtatagaagtctatgcttcatgtgttaaagctgcattctctctcctgaccaccagggggcgactcctctggttgtatagaagtctatgcttcatgtgttaaagctgcattctctctcctgaacaccagggggcgactcctctggttgtatagaagtctatgcttcatgtgttaaagctgcattctctctcctgaccaccagggggcgactcctctggttgtatagaagtctatgcttcatgtgttaaagctg contains:
- the LOC117741188 gene encoding POU domain class 2-associating factor 1 gives rise to the protein MSRMHWDKSPPPGLARSRPYQGVRVRDPVKELLRRKRSLEPRGARTAPPTAEATAHAAQPAFTRGSFAESPAAAAGGDRWRGAAAAGGGLQTSWSSSEYNQPDAAAQTPAFPTASALTDVYMQTLGPSYAMLAYTHTPLLTNFGAPGSGPQMELPDSGLTYLPWVQPIATISTVPNQVQFGPGSSALPGSPLIHMPLSMSLTTMIAQLEAPGTDHPQRSEHQMDLDLQDPSLDEDPGLEADAPDLLDKLLEERKRNGEEDDKDSYSSSLFISNE